From a single Ornithodoros turicata isolate Travis chromosome 8, ASM3712646v1, whole genome shotgun sequence genomic region:
- the LOC135366763 gene encoding leucine-rich repeat flightless-interacting protein 2-like isoform X2 — translation MDVDSAVLEIWSEYYAHDEEEAEARLAQRRQARAEARAIRLRELEKQARENDEQSDRHYEIVNEPVRPVRSREGRTASFVSSSSYSGSRRSSEDSTEALDGRDIRHQLQEVEESFRKAMISNAQLDNERTALGYQVDTFKDDMEEMEENYLHVQRDMKEKSRAFDLLQRDYKKLMEEKTFLEESLKQRDSLIEEHGLVLVGADEMVNGSEDSSSTRSSPEKMILLPKAQVKSQAKAALISQEAALLLEQAGEGSLDVRLKRFAEEKQELQDQINRLRLDLSEERQKVSRMEQISLVHGPQTNGPEMRLMEVQREANKQVDDYKYKLRKAEQEILTLQSNVSRLETQVVRYKTATEEAEKLEDELKAEKRKLQRECREAQVRIEELETANQHLQKRIDKLKSARNALK, via the exons ATGGATGTGGACAGTGCAGTGTTGGAAATCTGGAGCGAATATTACGCACACGATGAAGAGGAG GCAGAAGCCCGACTGGCGCAGCGTAGGCAGGCCAGGGCTGAGGCGAGAGCAATACGACTGCGAGAACTAGAAAAGCAAGCCAGGGAG AACGACGAACAGTCAGATCGGCATTATGAAATTGTCAACGAGCCTGTCAGACCGGTCCGCAGTAGGGAG GGTCGAACAGCATCTTTTGTATCCAGTTCCTCATACTCCGGCTCAAGGCGCAGCAGTGAAGACTCAACAGAAGCACTTGACGGTCGAGACATTAGG CACCAGTTACAAGAGGTGGAGGAAAGCTTCCGGAAGGCAATGATCAGCAATGCTCAACTGGACAACGAGCGTACTGCCCTGGGCTATCAGGTCGACACGTTCAAGGATGACATGGAGGAAATGGAGGAGAATTACCTTCATGTGCAGAGAGACATGAAGGAAAAGTCTAGG GCATTCGACCTACTTCAGAGGGACTACAAGAAACTCATGGAGGAGAAGACCTTCCTAGAAGAGAGCTTGAAACAGAGAGATTCACTCATAGAA GAGCACGGGTTAGTTCTGGTTGGTGCTGACGAGATGGTCAACGGGAGTGAAGATTCGTCGAGCACACGTAGCTCACCGGAAAAAATGATACTGTTGCCTAAGGCGCAGGTGAAATCTCAGGCTAAGGCTGCACTCATATCACAGGAAGCTGCCCTATTACTGGAACAAGCAGGCGAAGGTTCCCTTG ATGTCCGGCTGAAGAGGTTTGCCGAGGAAAAACAAGAACTGCAAGATCAG ATAAATCGTCTGAGGTTAGACCTGTCAGAAGAGCGGCAGAAAGTGTCTCGTATGGAGCAGATTTCCTTGGTGCACGGACCGCAGACCAACGGCCCTGAGATGAGGCTTATGGAAGTACAAA GAGAAGccaataaacaagtagatgattACAAATACAAGCTGAGGAAGGCGGAGCAAGAAATTCTCACATTGCAAAGCAAT GTTTCACGGCTGGAGACGCAGGTAGTTAGATACAAAACAGCCACGGAAGAAGCAGAAAAACTGGAGGATGAGTTGAAGGCAGAGAAGCGCAAGCTTCAGCGAGAG TGCCGCGAAGCCCAAGTGAGAATAGAGGAGCTCGAGACGGCCAATCAACACCTCCAGAAGAGGATAGACAAGCTCAAATCAGCCCGGAACGCTCTCAAATGA
- the LOC135366763 gene encoding leucine-rich repeat flightless-interacting protein 2-like isoform X1 — MGAWDSKISTDGQPTVDGAEARLAQRRQARAEARAIRLRELEKQARENDEQSDRHYEIVNEPVRPVRSREGRTASFVSSSSYSGSRRSSEDSTEALDGRDIRHQLQEVEESFRKAMISNAQLDNERTALGYQVDTFKDDMEEMEENYLHVQRDMKEKSRAFDLLQRDYKKLMEEKTFLEESLKQRDSLIEEHGLVLVGADEMVNGSEDSSSTRSSPEKMILLPKAQVKSQAKAALISQEAALLLEQAGEGSLDVRLKRFAEEKQELQDQINRLRLDLSEERQKVSRMEQISLVHGPQTNGPEMRLMEVQREANKQVDDYKYKLRKAEQEILTLQSNVSRLETQVVRYKTATEEAEKLEDELKAEKRKLQRECREAQVRIEELETANQHLQKRIDKLKSARNALK; from the exons GCAGAAGCCCGACTGGCGCAGCGTAGGCAGGCCAGGGCTGAGGCGAGAGCAATACGACTGCGAGAACTAGAAAAGCAAGCCAGGGAG AACGACGAACAGTCAGATCGGCATTATGAAATTGTCAACGAGCCTGTCAGACCGGTCCGCAGTAGGGAG GGTCGAACAGCATCTTTTGTATCCAGTTCCTCATACTCCGGCTCAAGGCGCAGCAGTGAAGACTCAACAGAAGCACTTGACGGTCGAGACATTAGG CACCAGTTACAAGAGGTGGAGGAAAGCTTCCGGAAGGCAATGATCAGCAATGCTCAACTGGACAACGAGCGTACTGCCCTGGGCTATCAGGTCGACACGTTCAAGGATGACATGGAGGAAATGGAGGAGAATTACCTTCATGTGCAGAGAGACATGAAGGAAAAGTCTAGG GCATTCGACCTACTTCAGAGGGACTACAAGAAACTCATGGAGGAGAAGACCTTCCTAGAAGAGAGCTTGAAACAGAGAGATTCACTCATAGAA GAGCACGGGTTAGTTCTGGTTGGTGCTGACGAGATGGTCAACGGGAGTGAAGATTCGTCGAGCACACGTAGCTCACCGGAAAAAATGATACTGTTGCCTAAGGCGCAGGTGAAATCTCAGGCTAAGGCTGCACTCATATCACAGGAAGCTGCCCTATTACTGGAACAAGCAGGCGAAGGTTCCCTTG ATGTCCGGCTGAAGAGGTTTGCCGAGGAAAAACAAGAACTGCAAGATCAG ATAAATCGTCTGAGGTTAGACCTGTCAGAAGAGCGGCAGAAAGTGTCTCGTATGGAGCAGATTTCCTTGGTGCACGGACCGCAGACCAACGGCCCTGAGATGAGGCTTATGGAAGTACAAA GAGAAGccaataaacaagtagatgattACAAATACAAGCTGAGGAAGGCGGAGCAAGAAATTCTCACATTGCAAAGCAAT GTTTCACGGCTGGAGACGCAGGTAGTTAGATACAAAACAGCCACGGAAGAAGCAGAAAAACTGGAGGATGAGTTGAAGGCAGAGAAGCGCAAGCTTCAGCGAGAG TGCCGCGAAGCCCAAGTGAGAATAGAGGAGCTCGAGACGGCCAATCAACACCTCCAGAAGAGGATAGACAAGCTCAAATCAGCCCGGAACGCTCTCAAATGA
- the LOC135366764 gene encoding glyoxal reductase-like yields MSLSACSRLLLNNGVSLPIIGLGTYRIQCNVLQHLLKTATQCGYRLIDTAPGYKNEEVLKQFLSELPQFGLQRSEIFISSKLSPADHGTGKCRTAATDILKRLSIEKLDLLLIHWPGARGLKLSDPKHAELRRESWLELEQMYKEGKFASIGVSNYTVKHLKELLTYCSVKPTVNQVEFHPHLVQEELLNFCKDNGIVLQAYSSLGAADGVSAILNEPVLIDIAKQHNKTVAQVTLRWALQLGVGIIPKSSNAKRIKENAQLFDFELSAEQVSAISKLNKGKHYCWDPSGIP; encoded by the exons ATGTCGCTTTCAGCATGCTCACGGCTTCTATTGAATAACGGCGTTAGCCTGCCCATCATAGGTC TTGGCACCTACCGCATACAGTGCAATGTGCTGCAGCACCTGCTGAAAACTGCAACACAGTGTGGCTATCGTTTAATTG ACACTGCCCCCGGCTACAAAAATGAGGAAGTCCTAAAACAATTCCTTTCGGAATTGCCTCAGTTTGGGCTTCAAAGGTCCGAAATCTTCATCAGCAGCAAACTGTCGCCAGCTGACCACGGTACAGGGAAGTGCAGAACAGCCGCGACTGATATTTTAAAGAGACTCAGCATCGAAAAATTGGACCTTCTCCTCATCCACTGGCCTGGAGCTCGGGGTCTAAAATTATCAGATCCCAAACATGCTGAGCTTCGGAGGGAAAGCTGGTTGGAACTGGAGCAGATGTACAAAGAAG GGAAATTTGCTTCAATAGGTGTTTCGAATTACACAGTGAAGCACTTAAAGGAGCTGCTAACATACTGTTCAGTAAAGCCGACAGTCAACCAG GTCGAATTTCACCCTCACTTGGTGCAAGAAGAGCTTCTAAACTTTTGCAAGGACAATGGGATTGTCCTGCAGGCATATTCTTCACTTGGTGCGGCCGATGGTGTCAGTGCT ATTTTAAATGAGCCTGTGCTTATCGACATTGCAAAACAGCACAACAAAACCGTAGCACAGGTTACACTTCGGTGGGCTCTTCAGCTTGGCGTTG GTATCATACCAAAGTCGAGCAACGCCAAGCGCATCAAAGAGAACGCCCAGCTTTTTGATTTCGAGCTCTCAGCCGAACAAGTTTCAGCCATCAGCAAACTGAACAAAGGAAAGCATTACTGCTGGGATCCAAGTGGCATACCTTGA